gtcttttaaacaattttgctcatcatttggcattactcatataacaggaatcccatacaacccacagggacaaggcatagttgaaagagctcatcaaactataaaaatgtacttattaaagcaaagggagggaattagtaaggggtatatatcccccaaagataaacttaaaataaccctttttactctaaactttctaaatttggattcatcaggacttagtgctgcggaaagacatatgtatccgaaaaatgtacataagcctaaggtactttggaaagatattctaacaggacaatggaaaggtccagacccagtaatagtctggagtcggggctccgtctgtgtttttccacaggaggaacagcaaccaatttggattccagagagattaactaaaacaatttctacagaaaaagaagatgatttgactcaaatccataacagctgatatccagagttccagcctggctattcttgcatctgcgacagtgatttaccacggtgcctttttcaatatctattttattatttgcatttttcccacatcataaagttctattttattttattttattttattttaccttattttttaagctcatacaaacctaggttaatgtttttctgatcagttttatttttttgactgtgttttatttatttatttttttttaactgtaaagtttttaaacattgcaatggagatttcacctagctatagctacaaggcctttatttactattgtcttatatgttctatgttatgtatgctgttttgtgttgtatgtctgtatgtgtgtatgtccatatttcatttataaggagcgctcatgtatatatagatacaagtattcaaaaaaaaaaatatttagtcacgtgacttatatggtttaatttactttaggtaaacagctgttattaaattttgtttttaaaggtggttaacagatatatttgtttactttcacctttccttttcattatatttcataattctgttcaggataatgtctctttagcaacatggccataattcccatctccatcccagtgccggtgaagactaagaccaaactacaacttttatgatagctatcactataaactgtataaattgatacatcaatcaaaataactcaataagactgctcaatcaaggacttaatttactttgggaggaaatggacatattgatagactcctccaatttgaaccgctcaatcaaggacttaatttaccttgggaggaaatggacatattgatagactcctccactttgaactgcttacacaacttgcctggactatgtatcacctgtatgcattgtgctctatttgttgatacagcgaactggtagtgctaaatatcttagccgatgtgtcaccagtgtttccataggagccgtcaattggcttggtgtcgtggcaattctgcgtctttctcccttctgctagtgatggtctaaatttgggggccaacagaggtgaggcaagaacctcacccccccactggcaccaaggttaaatttgggggccaacagaggtgaggcaagaacctcacccccccactggtgcataggcctattacacaggtatggctatatactggaccggtagtcagtgacgggtatgattcggttacagtggtatcaacctaagccaggagactgacgcaataaggtcagttttcccatgacgggtaagaaccatatgtgaattggacatacctaacaggcacggtccctagccacatttgcctgttgtttatttaaacagtagggggcagatgttaggagccacagcaaaaatattgatacaggcacctttggattttattgactgccagccagcaattcacattcatatggtatttggactcatgctgttcagctgggcccatttcaggactcaggttactcatgtcactcttgtaatgggagagttcccattggttggaaaaggatggtaggagggtgttccgggggaagtgaaAACCCctccggctcaggtagacacacacgtggcggacccacctgttaggggacgcacacggcctctctctaaataaaactttgtctcagtttgactggcttgtgtttttgtgcccaaccgggttgcaagattgcaagccggcgtgcactgacagctcagcaggggatcgctcagcaggggtgccgcaggcagtgctcggcagcaggagcgggactcagccggcccggggccgggcagtttgcggcaataCCTCAAACCATAAGCTACATGTTTCAGCAGCATCTAGAAGAACCCCGAGTTGCAAATGTTGATACCACAATTTGGAACTTTGTGAGTACAAGCCCCGAGCTGGCAGCACTGCTCAGACAAATAAGGAAGGTGGTTAGAGAATATTTATAAGTCGTTGTCATATCAAAGTATAATCTATACTTCTGTATCTTGTTATTATAAAgttgaattcttaattttttttttgaactggggtttgaaccaaggagcactttaccactcatttatacctccagccctttttattttgagacagggtcttgctaagttgctgaggctggccttgaacttgtgattctcctgcctcagcctcccaaattgctgggattatttATGTGTATCATGGTGCCCAGCAGTTCTTAAATTTTAAGGGCAAAGGATGGcggggtgcagtggcgcacgcctgtgtaaccccagcagctagggaggccgagacaggaggatcacgagttcaaagctagcctcagcaaaatgagaccctgtctcgttTAAATTGTCTTGTTTAAATTGCTGTCATGTTAAATTGTCCTGTcatgttaaattgcttagggccttactaagttgctaagtcaaAAGGTTACCAATCTTAGTAAAtaattgagaccctatctctaaataaaatacaaaatagggctggggatgtggctcagtggttgagtgcccctgaattcaatctctggtgcctCCCCGCAAAAATATAAGGGCAAAAAATATTCCTTTAACATGTGTTAtatattccttatctgaaatatttGGGCTTAAGTCCAGAAGTtttttagatttcagattttttttagattttggaatactTGCATATGGTTTATTTTTGGGAGATGGAATGCatatctaaacacaaaattcacttGTGTTTCAGATAAACCTTATACACATTGCCTGAAAGTGATTTGATACagtatttctaataattttgtgCAATAATTTTCCtggtatagggctggggttgtgacacagtggttagagcacttgcctagcatgtgtgaggcactgggttcaatcctcagcactacataaaaataaataaaatagggctggggatgtggctcaagcggtagcgcgctcgcctggcatgcgtgcagcccgggttcgatcctcagcaccacataccaacaaagatgttgtgtccgccgaacactaagaaataaaatgttaaaaattctctctctctctctctctctctctctctctctctctctctctcactctctctctctctcctctctcactctctcttaaaaaaaaaaaaaagaaaaaaaaagaaaagaaaataaagaatcatcaactaaaaacaaacaaacaaaaaaaaccacaccaCTTCCTGGTAtagaattttctatttgtggTTGAACCTCCATGCTCAAAAACTGGCAAATTTTGGAACACTTAAGagtttcagattagggatgctcagccTGAAGTGGaaggtttattttattcaattaattcatttacttatttattttgggtactggggattgaactcaggggcacacaatcactgaaccacatccccatccctattttgtattttatttagagagagggtctcactgaattgcttagtgcctcgtcctggctgaggctggctttgaactcacaatcctccaatcttagcctccctagccactggggttacaggtgtgcgccaccaagCCTGGCCCTGGAAGGTTTATTTTAACAATTACCTtcaagtgggggctggggttgtggcccagtggtagagtacttgcctggcatgtgtgaggcactgggtttgattctcagcgcaacataaaaataaataaaggtccattgacaactaaaaaaaactattaaaacaaatgaacaaacaaacaacaacaacaaaaaaaaaaaacaattatgttcAGGGGCTGTAGACTTGCAATTTTGAAATAGTGAGTGCTGGTCACGTCACACTCCTTTGATTAGACCATAGATAGAGAATGGTGTGTGTTCGCTAAAAACTACAGGTGACTATTTGCCAAGGATAGTTGAATTTGGTCACCAGAAATTATTTCCATAGGTAACCCTTTGACTACAAGGTCACTGATTTTATCATAATTAACAtccagaatgaaaagaaaactgtGCATTTTCCTGTATgtagaaatattatttgaaatcttGTCTCtttcccagcaactcaggcagctgaggcaggaggatcctgaattcaaaaccagcctcagcaacttagcaaggccctaagcaatttaatgagatcctgtctcaaaataaaatataaaaaagggatggggatggggctcagtggttaagtgcctctgggttcaatccctagtaccaagaaaaaaaaaaaaaagaaatactgtctCATTGAATAAGTGCCTCTAACTGATTAAAACACAACACAAAATCTTGCCCTACATTATTCTTCTCAGCTCTATTTCTAATAACTACTCTGAGAAATAGATGCTGACCCAtatctggtttatttattttttagtttctgcagtgctggggatcaaactcagggccttgcacatgctagccaaataagttctctaccactgagctcccacTCCTCCACATCTgacttacagatgaggaaactaaggctcagagaggttcagaGACCTGTCCTAAGTCACATAGCTACTAAGTACAAAAGCTGGGATTTGCACTCAGGTTTGCCGGGTTCCTGGGGCCACACAATGTACCTGGGTCCCTTGCAGACTTTGGTCCCTCTGCTTAGAAATGTTAGTGCACAATAAACACTTCCTGATGAAGGaagcagcagggcctggggaaggtaGGAGTGGGGGCCGGGAAGAGGGTTGGTACCTGCAGCAGGGCCAGGACCCAGATGAAGCGGATGTGAAAACAACGGAGAGAAGAGCGGGAGGCGAAGACGCCAGCCTGGTACAGCATCTGGTACCtgaggtggggggcagggagcaggAAGCCCCTCTGAGTGCCAGCCGGGCAGGGCCGCCCTGTCACCCCAGGTACCCATCATCAAGGGGACCTCCCAGCCCACTGGGAGGGTGTCCCCCTGCCACCTTCCCTTCTGCCTCTCACCAGCGATACTGCTGAGCATGACTCAGGGATGTGTTCCGGAAAAACAGAAGCTCAAACTGCAGCAAAGAACCAGACAGGAGAGATGGATGCGGATGGCGGACCAACTGCCTCTTCCACGCCCCTCCCAACACCCCTCACTCACCAATCCCTGGTTGATAAAATACTCGGCAAAGTAGACCAGCACCAAGGGCACGATGTAGCACAGCAGACCCTGGAAGAGTTGGCAGGTGTAAGCGGAGGGCTGGGGAAAGTCACCAACCACGGGGCACACACTATAGCCACCACTCAGACCTTGAACACCATCCACCTTTCCTGGAGGGACAGGTTCCAGCTGGAGCCTGCAggggatagggagagagagacagaggaagtcAGAATACTGAAGACTCAGCCAGGGGCACCAGCCAACCCAGCAGTGTGGACACACTTAAATGGCACCACGATGCACACTCAGAAGTGCTTAACGTGGTCGGGCATCGCAGCACACACCTACaatgccagtgactcaggaggctgaggcaagaggctggcaagtttgaggacagcctggacaacttagcaaggccccatctcaaaaaataaaaagggctagggaagaTATAAAACCATCaggtatttatgtgtgtgtgtgtaggggggttctggggttgaacctaggggcactctaccattgagttacacctCTAGtcctatttatctatctatttatttatttttgtggtgctggggatggaacccagggtctcatgcatgctaggcaagaactctaccactgagctgtacccctagccctctttatttttattttgacacaaggtccCACCACAAAGTTGTCTAGACTGGccgtgaacttgtgatcctcctacctcagcctcctgagttgctgggattacaggtgtgtgctaccatgtccAGCTTCACATTCTCTataatcacaattaaaaaaaaaaaaaaaggctgggtatggggggctgggtatggtggcgcacacctgtaattccagcagctcgggaggctgaggcaggaggatcacaagttcaaagccagcctcagcaacttagtgaggccctaagcaactcagcaagattttgtctctaataaaatacaaaaagggactaagggatgtggctttgggttcaattcccagtaccaaaaaaaaaatcttggtataGCAGTAGTGGAACACTTGTTTAGTATattctattcccagcaccacacacacagaagttAGCCAGGGGCAATGGCATATGCCTGGAGTTCAGAtacagaggaggctgaggagagaggatcacttgagcccaggagttcaagaccagcctgggcaatatagggGGAATCCCATCTcgaaataaatcaatgaaaaggaCATTAGATGAAACCTCTTCATATCTCTGTGTACAGATGCTCATCTGCATACTCCACCCCTGCCTTGCTGGCTCTTCTGCTCCTAGAACATCCAAGCTCATTCCCACCACAGGGCCCCAGCTCCCCATGTTCCCTCTGCCTAGAACCTGTTCACCCAGACAACCTGTCAATCAAGTCTCAGCCCAAACATCTCCTCCAAAAGGCCTTCTCTGAACTAGAACGTTCTCTAAAGGACAACACCGATCCTTCCCCGCCTCCCTTCGACTGTCATTGCATCATATCACTGTTTTACGTCCTTCCCGTGCTTatcaatcaatatatgaaaataaagataacttGGACTCGCTGGTTCACTTATGAACTGTCTCATTTCCTCGTCTTGAGCATTCATTGTCCCCAAAGCAGTCAGAATGTCTGGCACAGCCAGTACTTAGTAAGCAGCTCTTGGCCTGAGTTTTGACTGGAACCAACCCGACCCACCCGCGTCCTGTGCCCACTGCAGAGAGGAAACGAGGAAAACCCCAATGCAGAAAGTGCCCTCGTGGGGGCCTGCACCTCCTACCTGGCTTTGACTCTGAGGTTTCCGAGCCTATGAGGGGCTGCCGAGCTGCGGTCTCCGCCTCGTCCTCACCTCCAGGGTCCTGGGGCTCGGGAGATGTGAGCAACAAGAAATAGCTAAGAGTGAGCACAGGGAGGACAGTCAACAAGCCCTGTAGGGCTGGCAAGGCCTCCCGAGGCCAGGAAGGCCACCCCTTTCCAGGGCACACCTGGTATGTGTAGGCTTCCAATGATGGGGAGCTTCAGGTACCCCATTTCCGTGCTGCGGAGCCCCTATTATGGACAAATGCCTCCTTTCGGAGCTGACACTTGCCTCCTTCCAACTACCCAAGGCCCCTGGATGCTTGCTGCCCCTCTCTAAGCAGGCGGTTCATTCCCATTCTAATGACGGCTCTGGCTTCATGTTATCTgctatttctccatttttcctatgtgtaattttttttttttttttttttacttaacatttCCTTTACAttgattgcttttcttttctacctGGCCTTGTTCTAAGCTATGAGCTGGGAGGTCACAGGTTCAATTGGCTCATTACAATTGTTTCCTGATTCTTATGAAAACATATGCAGAATAAAGTCCACCCTTGTCCTACTAGAATCCTCCTGGGGACCACACTGTGCCAAATGCTTCACACGTGTCCCCTCGTGGGAATGCGAGAACTACCGCCATTTGATATGGGGGAAACCAAGGGTCAGAGGAGCGAAGGAACTTGTCGAATGTCACACAGGTAACAAGTGGCAGTTCCGGGACTCTAGAACTGGAATAGCAGTATCTACACCTGTCAGGATACAAAATCCACACTCCTGCCagacacggtggcacatgcctagaatcccagtggctcgggaggctgaggaaggaggattgtgagttcaaagccagcctctgaaacttagcaaggctctaagcaactcaatgagaccctgactctaaataaaatataaaaagggctggggatgtgattcagtggttaagcgcctctgggtttaatttctggtaccaaaataaatttttgaaaaatctattttcCTTCTCAACAAAAATTTTGGGATCTGAAGATTGTGATATGATCAagtcctgtcccctcccctctttctttcttccagcCCAGGACTGCTCACCTGGCCAGCAGCAGGGCAGGGATCCCCAGCATGGACAGCAGGGTGTGCTGTGgggagaggccagcctgggtgaggCCCAAGTAGGACAGTGCCCCCAGCAGTCCTGCTCCCCCAGTGCCTGAGGACCACCAGGAGATCACAGCCCTGGGAAGGAGAACACAGGTGCTCTCAGGAGGACCGAAGTCAGCGGGGAAATGGCCTCTGTCCTCACTCTCTGCCATGTTGCTTACCTGGGGTAGAAGGCAGTGAGTGAGAGGAAGGTGACCTCCCCCAGACCTGATGAGATGCTGGCCAAGACCACACCTGGGAGGAGGACAAGCACAGAAGTGGCCCCAAAGCCCCAGTTCCTGAAGGTGCTTGACCATGGCCTTGTGTGTATCAGCTCAGAGGAGCTAAGTCAGAGCTCTTGGAGAGGCTGGGTTCAGCTATGAAGTAGAGCTACCCCCCTTCTCTGCATGTCCTCTTGCAGAGAATGGTACCCAGTTATGCAGCCAGGAGTGGGGAGGACCCTCCCTGTCTCCTCCACACCCTGTGGTGGTGTGTCTGGCAAACCCTGCTCAGTTCAACCTCCATCAATCCTCCCACTTCCACTACCTACCCCTCCAAGTAGCCCTGCCTCCCATTTCCTGCTTGTGGCAGCCCCAGAAGGCTTCTGTGGGCTGCACAAATAACCCCTTTCCTCTGGGAAGTTGGGGAGACCGCCCCGTACACCACCCCGCTGAGGTTCCTCTGGGCCAGTTCACTAGACATGGAACTGGAGACTCACCGCACAGGCTGATCGCCACTGAGTGAGAAAAGGCAACCAAGATAAAGCTGCCCGCAGAACAAACCCCACTGACGAGCACCCGGGGGCTAAGGGCGAATGGAGAAAGGGGAAGTGGAAGGTCAGCCTCCTCCCTTGGCTCTGCAGCCTCCTGCCACTCCTCCCAGCTCTCCGATCATGCCTGCCCTttctccctccaccccccacccagaCCTGTAGGGCAGCAGATGAAGGCCTAGAGGAGCCAGCAATTTGATGATGAGGGTAGGGAGGATGTCAGCCAGGAGCACTGCCTGCAACAGGAGAAGAGAGTGAGACTCTAGACCTTCCTAGGGACAATCCTCCCGAACAAGTGGCCAAGGGAAGACAGGAGCCAGGCAATGAGACCTGCTACAAGTACAGGCTCTGGAATCAGACAGAtctggatttgtgtgtgtgtgtgcgcgcgcgcgcatgtttgtttgtttagggggTCCCCCCCACCCAATCAGGGACGTGGGGATGCTTATAGTACCTAACTCGCAGGACTAGCATGCGGATTATATGAGTTAATATGTGCCACTCGTGGAAAGAGCCCCGTAACAAGCAGTCTCAATAACCGTAATCATAACAATCCCAGCTATGTGCCAAGGGGTTCACGGTGGGGGACCAGATGGATACTCACAGCTGTGGAGAGAGAGTTGCAGTCGAACCGAGATGAACTATTGTGGGGGATGGGCATCGGGCTTGGGTCTACCTGATGGGAGAGAAAAAAGCTTTTCACCTAGGGAGGAAGGAGGGTAGACATGGCCCCAGTCCCAGCTCAGCTCTAATTTGAAAGATGGAACCAAATTCCCTGTTGGACCTACAAAGTGGTAGCTGCTCTGTTTGGATAGGGCATGTATTTCCAGCTCACTATAGCCAACTGTTTCTCAACTGGAGGCAATTTTAACCTCCAGGGTATTCTTGTCAATGTCTAGAAACATTATTGGCTGTCACTTTTGTTTGTCAGGGGTATGCTATTAGCGAGTAGTAATTAGAAGCACAGGATGCTGCTAGACATCCTATAATGCACAGGAGAATCCCATAGCAAACAATCACCAGCTTCAGGTTAAAAACCCAACCatagctgggcctggtggcgcacgcttgtaatcccagcggcttgggtggctgaggcaggaggattccaagttcaaagccagcctcagccatttagcgaGGCCTTatgtaactcagcaagaccctgcctctaaataaaatatttaaaaagggctggagatgtggctcagtgattaagcacccctgcattcaatccctggtaccaaaaacaaaacaaaaccataaaaacCTAGCCATAAAATAGGCATGCTAGCACACACTGGTgatccctgtgactcaggaggctgaggcagatggatcacaagttctaggccagcctcagttaacttagggagaccctgtctcaaaataaaaagggc
The sequence above is drawn from the Urocitellus parryii isolate mUroPar1 chromosome 9, mUroPar1.hap1, whole genome shotgun sequence genome and encodes:
- the Cln3 gene encoding battenin isoform X1, with protein sequence MSPVTDPLPPGQSELADFGPFGASELDAMGGCEGSRWRLLDSEREETTSEPQAPLLEPQSAHWKNAVGFWLLGLCNNFSYVVMLSAAHDILRHERASGNQSHVDPSPMPIPHNSSSRFDCNSLSTAAVLLADILPTLIIKLLAPLGLHLLPYSPRVLVSGVCSAGSFILVAFSHSVAISLCGVVLASISSGLGEVTFLSLTAFYPRAVISWWSSGTGGAGLLGALSYLGLTQAGLSPQHTLLSMLGIPALLLASYFLLLTSPEPQDPGGEDEAETAARQPLIGSETSESKPGSSWNLSLQERWMVFKGLLCYIVPLVLVYFAEYFINQGLFELLFFRNTSLSHAQQYRWYQMLYQAGVFASRSSLRCFHIRFIWVLALLQCLNLAFLLADVLLTFLPSIYIVFLIILYEGLLGGAAYVNTFHNIALETSDQHREFAMAAACISDTLGISLSGVLALPLHDFLCQLP
- the Cln3 gene encoding battenin isoform X2, with amino-acid sequence MGGCEGSRWRLLDSEREETTSEPQAPLLEPQSAHWKNAVGFWLLGLCNNFSYVVMLSAAHDILRHERASGNQSHVDPSPMPIPHNSSSRFDCNSLSTAAVLLADILPTLIIKLLAPLGLHLLPYSPRVLVSGVCSAGSFILVAFSHSVAISLCGVVLASISSGLGEVTFLSLTAFYPRAVISWWSSGTGGAGLLGALSYLGLTQAGLSPQHTLLSMLGIPALLLASYFLLLTSPEPQDPGGEDEAETAARQPLIGSETSESKPGSSWNLSLQERWMVFKGLLCYIVPLVLVYFAEYFINQGLFELLFFRNTSLSHAQQYRWYQMLYQAGVFASRSSLRCFHIRFIWVLALLQCLNLAFLLADVLLTFLPSIYIVFLIILYEGLLGGAAYVNTFHNIALETSDQHREFAMAAACISDTLGISLSGVLALPLHDFLCQLP